In Chitinophagaceae bacterium, the DNA window GATAACATTGATGGCGCCGCTTTGATTGGTTCCAATGAGTTGAAGCGGGTCATTCACATCGCGCATAAGGACCTTCATCCATATTGGTGCATGGAACTTTCCATCTTCCATTAAATAAGCCTGCGACAATAATTCAGTCATCCCATATTCACTGTAGATGGAATTCACAGAAAATGCATTGCGCAGCTTTTGGTGCAAGGCGTCCCTGGTAATTTCTTCACGCCGACCTTTCATGCCTCCTGTTTCCATCACCTTCGTATATTTTAATGAAAGGGGATAAGTTTCAGCAAAATCAAGTAACGCGAAAGTAACTCCGATGAGCAAAGCAGGTTGTTTAACTGCTTCCAAATGTGTAAGCAACTTGTACAATGCGTCATGATTGTAAAGAAAGAATCCATTCTTCGGGTGACCTGATTTTTCAATCAATTTTTCAACCATATAAACCAGGGAAGAACCTGCTCTTTCTAAATAGGAGGGGAGCAACGCAAGAATGCAATAGTTTTCAGGATTACCAAAGAAGTGCTGAAAGCAGTTCAGAAAACTTGCTTCATACAACAGCAGATCGCTAACATAATGACGACTTGTTTGTTGACCAGTGGTTCCGCTGCTGCTGAAAACAATTTTTTCAGGAACTGTTCCTGTGACTACGCGATGTGTTTTAAAAAATTCAACCGGAAGAAAAGGTATTTGATCGATTGAAGTAATTTGGAAAGGATCTGTATGTAATAAAGAGCAGTATTCATGATACACTGCATTGTTTTGAAATTGATAATTGAAAAGTTCAATGGCAACATTCCTGAATGACTTTTCATCCACATCAAATACTTTACTCCGGATGTCAGTACGGGTTAACATAACATTAGGAATGTAATTGCGTTAGTTTGCCTTTGCATCCTCGCAAAGAAAAGATTTTATAATTTCGTAAACCATGAAATATCAATTGCTAACAGGTGCGTTCGTTTTAACCATGCTTGCTTCATGCCTCAATCCGCCGGAATATCCGGTAGAACCGTTGATTGCATTTGACTCTATTTCCAAGACTTTTGTGAAAGGACAACCTGCTTTTGATTCCATCACTTTTGTAATTTCATTTACCGATGGAGATGGCGACCTTGGTGCTTCCAGTTCTGATACTATTCCCAACCTTTTTTTTAAAGACAGCCGTACCGGTTTCATAAACACATTCCAGTTTCCAAACATTACACCGGAAGGGAATGTGAAGGATATTTCAGGAACGATCAGTTATGTTTTTTCTCCCTTCAACTGCACGCCCGGAAAATTAACAGATACTTTTTTTTATACCATTTTTATCAGCGACAGAGCAGGAAACATGAGCAATGAAGTGACTACACCATTGATAATTTGTGATTGTCATTAGTTGGTTGAAAACAAAACTCCCGGAATTATGATCCAACTAAGCCAATCTGTTTTTTCTCCAGTTAGCGTGCTGATTGTTTACCGTACCAGCAGCATTTACTTTACCTGAAGTGTTTTCACCTCCACCGGAAAGGCCCGCACCTAACAACGCGGCAATTTCCTTTTCAGCAGCATCATGTTCTTCCAGCGAAATACTATCTGCCTTAAAATATTTTGGAATAAACCCGGTATCAAAGTTCCCGCTTACAAAGTCCGGATGTTTCAAAACCCATTTACCAAAACTTAAAGTGGTTTGTACGCCTGACACTTCATATTCATCAATTGCGCGGATGAGTCGCGCAATCGCTTCAGTACGGTCTTTGCCATGTGCAATAAGCTTTGCCAGCAATGGATCGTAATGAATGGGAATATCCATGCCTTCTTCAAATCCATCATCCACTCTAACTCCCGGACCTTGCGGACGACGGTAGGTATTCAGCCGGCCGATGTCAGGTAAAAAATTATTCACCGGATCTTCTGCGCATACCCGCAACTCCATTGCATGTCCATGTATTTTTAAATCATCCTGCGAGAAACTTAGTTTTTCACCACGCGCAATCTTTATCTGTTCCTTTACGAGATCAAGACCGGTGATAAACTCTGTAACAGGATGTTCGACCTGCAGGCGTGTGTTCATTTCAAGGAAATAATATTTCATTTGATCGTCCACTAAAAATTCAACAGTGCCTGCATTATAATAGCCACATGCCTTAGCCAAAGCAAGAGCACTGGTTCCCATTGCTTTCCGCATCCCGGGTGTAAGAATAGAGGAAGGTGCTTCTTCTATTAATTTCTGATGTCTTCTTTGAATGGAACATTCGCGTTCAAACAAATACACGAGGTTACCGTGCTGGTCTCCTAAAATCTGAATCTCAATGTGTCGCGGTGAGGTCACGTATTTTTCAATAAAAACCGAACCATCGCCAAAGGCAGCCTGCGCTTCACTGATGGCACGGCTAACCTGTTCTTCAAACTCGGCTTCATTTTGCACCGTACGCATTCCTTTTCCGCCGCCACCTGCCGATGCTTTGATCAATACAGGATAACCAATATCCGCTGCAATTTTCTTTGCACTGCCAACATCACTGATGGGTTGTTCTGTTCCGGGAACCAATGGCACATGGTGCTTTCTGGCCGTTTCTTTTGCTGCTAATTTACTACCCATCAGTTCCATCGCTTCAGGAGACGGGCCGATGAAAATGATTCCTTCTTCCCGCACTTTTCGTGCGAAGTCCGCATTCTCACTCAGGAATCCGTATCCGGGATGAATGCCATCTACTTTTAACTGATGACAAACTTCTATGATTTTATCGCCGCGCAAATAAGACTGATTGGAAGGTGGCGGACCAATGCACACTGCTTCATCAGCATATCTTACGTGCAGTGCATTGCGATCGGCTTCGGAATATACAGCCACTGTGCTGATACCCATTTCTTTTGCAGAGCGCATTACACGCATGGCAATCTCGCCTCTGTTAGCAATCAGGATTTTCTTCATGGGTGAAAAATAGAAAATGAAAAACTTAAAATGAATGATAATTACCTTTTTTTAAGAATACCAAATGGGGCTTCACTGGCGGCATCATCATGGTTTTGAAACTTCTTACTTACTTTCGCTGCTATGTGGAAGGAAATCAAGGCGCTCCTCATAAAGGATATCAAACTGGAATGGCGGCAACGCTATGCAATTAGTGGCATCCTCCTTTATTTGGCAGCAACCATTTTTCTCGTCTATATCAGCTTTATTGAAATGGAGCCTGTTGTCTGGGTCACA includes these proteins:
- the accC gene encoding acetyl-CoA carboxylase biotin carboxylase subunit; this encodes MKKILIANRGEIAMRVMRSAKEMGISTVAVYSEADRNALHVRYADEAVCIGPPPSNQSYLRGDKIIEVCHQLKVDGIHPGYGFLSENADFARKVREEGIIFIGPSPEAMELMGSKLAAKETARKHHVPLVPGTEQPISDVGSAKKIAADIGYPVLIKASAGGGGKGMRTVQNEAEFEEQVSRAISEAQAAFGDGSVFIEKYVTSPRHIEIQILGDQHGNLVYLFERECSIQRRHQKLIEEAPSSILTPGMRKAMGTSALALAKACGYYNAGTVEFLVDDQMKYYFLEMNTRLQVEHPVTEFITGLDLVKEQIKIARGEKLSFSQDDLKIHGHAMELRVCAEDPVNNFLPDIGRLNTYRRPQGPGVRVDDGFEEGMDIPIHYDPLLAKLIAHGKDRTEAIARLIRAIDEYEVSGVQTTLSFGKWVLKHPDFVSGNFDTGFIPKYFKADSISLEEHDAAEKEIAALLGAGLSGGGENTSGKVNAAGTVNNQHANWRKNRLA
- a CDS encoding acyl transferase, whose amino-acid sequence is MLTRTDIRSKVFDVDEKSFRNVAIELFNYQFQNNAVYHEYCSLLHTDPFQITSIDQIPFLPVEFFKTHRVVTGTVPEKIVFSSSGTTGQQTSRHYVSDLLLYEASFLNCFQHFFGNPENYCILALLPSYLERAGSSLVYMVEKLIEKSGHPKNGFFLYNHDALYKLLTHLEAVKQPALLIGVTFALLDFAETYPLSLKYTKVMETGGMKGRREEITRDALHQKLRNAFSVNSIYSEYGMTELLSQAYLMEDGKFHAPIWMKVLMRDVNDPLQLIGTNQSGAINVIDLANIDSCAFIATSDLGKVYADGTFETLGRMDYSDARGCNLMWE